A genome region from Triticum aestivum cultivar Chinese Spring chromosome 2B, IWGSC CS RefSeq v2.1, whole genome shotgun sequence includes the following:
- the LOC123041080 gene encoding cytochrome b561 and DOMON domain-containing protein At4g12980, whose product MGCQASRRILLLLATIVVATSQPPPTAAQTASCADHTFSGGRLYAACSPLEELDASVHWTYHASNGTADVAFRVPGGSAGWAAWAINPSAVGMLGANTVFAYHDPATGVVAVATAVVDSYTPAFADGDLAFAVHRRGAEYTDGVYAIHATVALPGNSTRQNIVWQAGTSSPDGLPESHQVFGDNVMSSRSWDFRSAEAAVVVDDVPAAPRYSVYRALLRPKNIHGVLNAVSWGVLLPLGVMLARYMRVFPSLDPAWFYLHVACQCSGYVIGAAGWVFGLTLGSPAKGALQHHGHRNIGTALFVLSSLQVSALLIRPKKTVKVRFYWNLYHWSVGYTVVVLGVVNVFKGIGILQPDQKYKHAYLGAVLVLAVVAFVLELVTLTVRFKKGRR is encoded by the exons ATGGGATGCCAGGCGAGCCGccggatcctcctcctcctcgccaccaTAGTCGTCGCCACCTCACAGCCACCACCCACCGCGGCGCAGACGGCCAGCTGCGCCGACCACACGTTCTCCGGCGGCCGCCTCTACGCGGCATGCAGCCCACTGGAGGAGCTGGACGCCAGCGTCCACTGGACGTACCACGCGTCCAACGGCACGGCGGACGTCGCGTTCCGCGTGCCGGGGGGCTCGGCCGGGTGGGCGGCGTGGGCCATCAACCCGTCCGCGGTCGGCATGCTCGGCGCCAACACGGTGTTCGCCTACCACGACCCGGCGACCGGCGTGGTGGCGGTCGCCACGGCGGTCGTCGACAGCTACACCCCGGCGTTCGCGGACGGGGACCTCGCGTTCGCCGTGCACAGGCGCGGCGCCGAGTACACCGACGGCGTGTACGCCATCCACGCCACGGTCGCGCTGCCGGGGAACAGCACCAGGCAGAACATCGTCTGGCAGGCCGGCACGTCGTCCCCGGACGGCCTGCCGGAGAGCCACCAGGTGTTCGGAGACAACGTCATGTCGTCCCGGAGCTGGGACTTCAGGTCGGCCGAGGCGgcggtcgttgtcgacgacgtccCTGCCGCGCCAAGGTACAGCGTCTACCGCGCACTGCTACGCCCCAAGAAT ATCCATGGCGTGCTGAATGCCGTGAGCTGGGGCGTGCTGCTCCCTCTCGGCGTCATGCTGGCGAGGTACATGAGGGTGTTCCCATCGCTTGATCCGGCATGGTTCTACCTCCACGTCGCCTGCCAGTGCAGCGGCTACGTGATCGGGGCGGCCGGTTGGGTCTTCGGCCTCACGCTCGGCAGCCCGGCAAAAGGCGCCCTGCAGCACCATGGCCACCGCAACATCGGAACCGCGCTTTTCGTCCTATCATCACTTCAG GTTTCTGCCTTGCTGATCCGCCCTAAGAAGACCGTCAAAGTTCGCTTCTATTGGAACCTGTACCACTGGTCCGTCGGCTACACGGTGGTCGTTCTGGGCGTCGTCAATGTCTTCAAGGGCATCGGCATCCTACAACCTGATCAGAAGTACAAGCACGCCTACCTTGGCGCCGTTCTCGTGCTCGCTGTGGTGGCCTTCGTCTTGGAGCTTGTGACGCTGACGGTCAGGTTCAAGAAGGGCCGGCGGTAA
- the LOC123044408 gene encoding probable serine/threonine-protein kinase WNK5, with the protein MPPNSTPQRRAQQQHHHRPVTAGGRSQEEAMSAVASDEEAFQEVDPTGRFGRYAAVLGLGSVKKVYRGFDQEEGIEVAWNRVRLRALAERDPSMVDRLHAEVRLLRSLHHDHIIGFHKVWLDRDAGVLNFITEVCNSGSLRDYRDRHKHVSLKALKKWARQILEGLDHLHTHDPCIIHRDLNCSNVFINGNTGQVKIGDLGLAAIVDKDHTAHTILGTPEFMAPELYSETYTESVDIYAYGMCVLEMVTREMPYGECESVVQIYHSVTNGVPPAALRRLRDPEMRAFIQRCIGKPRNRPSAADLLRDPFFHGIDDDTTGTLS; encoded by the exons ATGCCCCCGAACTCGACGCCGCAGCGCCGCGcgcagcagcagcaccaccaccgcCCCGTCACCGCCGGCGGCAGGAGCCAGGAGGAAGCCATGTCGGCGGTGGCGTCCGACGAGGAGGCGTTCCAGGAGGTGGACCCGACGGGGCGGTTCGGGCGGTACGCGGCCGTGCTGGGGCTCGGCTCCGTCAAGAAGGTGTACCGCGGCTTCGACCAGGAGGAGGGCATCGAGGTGGCGTGGAACCGGGTGCGCCTGCGCGCGCTGGCGGAGCGCGACCCCTCCATGGTCGACCGCCTCCACGCCGAGGTGCGCCTCCTCCGCTCCCTCCACCACGACCACATCATCGGCTTCCACAAGGTCTGGCTCGACCGCGACGCCGGCGTCCTCAACTTCATCACCGAGGTCTGCAATTCCGGGAGCCTCCGCGACTACCGCGACCGGCACAAGCACGTCTCCCTCAAGGCGCTCAAGAAGTGGGCGCGCCAGATCCTCGAGGGCCTCGACCACCTCCACACCCACGACCCCTGCATCATCCACCGCGACCTCAACTGCAGCAACGTCTTCATCAACGGCAACACCGGCCAG GTGAAGATCGGCGACCTCGGGCTGGCGGCGATCGTGGACAAGGACCACACGGCGCACACGATCCTGGGCACGCCCGAGTTCATGGCGCCGGAGCTCTACTCGGAGACGTACACGGAGTCGGTGGACATCTACGCGTACGGGATGTGCGTGCTGGAGATGGTGACGCGGGAGATGCCCTACGGCGAGTGCGAGAGCGTGGTGCAGATCTACCACAGCGTCACCAACGGCGTGCCGCCCGCCGCGCTCCGGCGCCTCAGGGACCCGGAGATGCGGGCCTTCATCCAGCGCTGCATCGGCAAGCCGCGGAACCGCCCCTCCGCCGCCGACCTCCTGCGGGACCCTTTCTTCCACGGTATCGACGACGACACCACCGGCACGCTCAGCTAG